The genomic DNA GCAGCCGGCCAGGGTTTTGTTGACTGAGTACATATCCATTTTTTGCGTAACGGCCGCTTAGGGTTCCGCCCTTACGGCGGCTCACTTTTGGAAAAGCCGGGAGCCGGACCAGCCAAAAGTAAGCAAAAGCGCTTTGCCCCACCACTCGGTGCCTCGCTTAGGCTCGGCATGCCTGAACGAAGGCATTGCTCCGTGAGCCGCCGCGAAGGGCCATCCATGGCCCAGCGCGGCTACCTCGGCATCCATGCCGAGGTGCCCACTGCGCAATACCTTCATTCAGCCAGCGAGGTTAACGGGGCGCCCGAGATCAACGTCCACCACGAGGCGGCCTGATAGCCGACCTGGTTCTTGGTGAGACCGCGTTTCCCCTGTGGGAGCGGGCTTGCTCGCGAAGACGGCCTTACAGCCGACCTCTCTCTGGCCACCCCCCAATCCAACTGTGGGAGCGAGCTTGCTCGCGATGAAGGCGCTGAGGTCTTAGAGCCTCACACTGGCAAACGTCGACTCATTACGCGCCTGACTCAGCGCCGACAGCGGCCCGGACAATGGCGACAACACCAGCGCCTGCGGCAGCGGCATCATTGCCACCTGTTGTGTGGTGTTGGAGCCGACGCGTTCGTCCCTTGGCGGTATGCCGAAGTATTCGCGGTAGCACTTGGAGAAGTGCGGGGTAGAGACAAAGCCGCACACCGACGCCACTTCGATGATCGACATCGGCGTCTGCTTGAGCAGTTGCCGCGCACGAATCAGCCGCAGCTTGAGGTAATAGCGCGACGGTGAGCAGTGCAGGTATTTCTGGAACAACCGCTCCAGCTGGCGCCGGGACACGGCGACGTACACCGCCAGTTCGTCCAGGTCGATCGGCTCTTCGAGGTTGGCTTCCATCAGCGCGACGATTTCCTGCAACTTCGGCTGGTTGGTGCCAAGCATGTGCTTGAGCGGCACACGCTGGTGATCCTGCTCGTTGCGGATACGCTCGTAGACAAACATTTCAGAGATCGCCGCCGACAGCTCACGACCGTGATCACGACTGATCAGGTGCAGCATCATGTCCAGCGGCGCGGTGCCACCGGAGCTGGTGAAGCGGTTGCGGTCGAGGGTGAACAGGCGGGTGCTCATCGATACCCGCGGGAAAGCTTCCTGCATCGCCGCCAGGCATTCCCAGTGCACACTGCAATCGAAACCGTCCAGCAGGCCGGCGCAGGCCAGGGCCCAACTGCCGGTGCAGACCGCGCCGAGGCGACGGGACTGGCGGGCCTGGCTCTGCAGCCACGACACGTGTTCACGGGTCACGGTGCGCTGGATGCCGATGCCGCCACAAACGATGACGGTGTCCAGGGGCGGCGCCTTGTGCATGGAGGCGTCGGGGGTGATCTGCAAACCGTCGCTGGCCCAGACCTGGCCGCCATCGACCGTAAGGGTGGTCCAGCGATACAGCTCGCGACCGGATAGTTGGTTGGCCATGCGTAGCGGTTCTACCGCGGACGCCAGGGAAATCAGCGTGAAATTGTCCAGCAGCAAAAAGCCGATGGATTGAGGCGCACGGTTCTGGGGTTGGGCCCCGGAGTTGGACGTCGTCATCGCGGTATCTCCTCACACAAAGCGGGTGATGGCCTCAGGCGGAGGCTCTTGTTATTGCCACGTTCTCTTGCGCGAGACAGGGCTTTATCGGGATAGAGCAATTGCCATGCCTAAAATTGAATGTGTGTTCAATAAATCCTGAAAACGACATCGCGGCCTGTCTATATAAGGCGTGCATCGAGTGCAGGTTTTAGGTGCCATCAGTGGCGGCAGGTACGGATCACAGAAGGCTGTGAGCAGTTCGGTAGCACTTGTGGGAACTGGGCTGCGCGGCTTGCGCAAGGAGTAGCACCACAGGTGCGGGTGACGGACGGTCGAGCGCGATTCAGCGGCTGGCTCGACAACGGGGGGCTTGTCTGTTTGCGACGCGCCAAAAGGTGGCGCATTTGTGGATGGGTGTTCATTTTACGAGCGATTTTCGATCTCGTGGATAAAGGGAATCTGTGTGGGAGCAAAGCTTGCTCGCGATGACAGTATGTCTGTCGACATCCATGTTGAGTCTACTGCCGCCATCGCGGGCAAGCCTTGCTCCCACAGAGTCCCTCTTGTCACAACGGGTTGTGCGAACGCGATTTCAGCACTCCACCGCACTGACCGCCAAACCACCGCGGGATGTCTCTTTATATTTGTCATGCATGTCGGCACCGGTATCACGCATGGTACGGATCACCCGGTCCAGAGAGATGAAATGCTGGCCATCCCCGCGCAAGGCCATTTGGGCGGCGTTGATGGCCTTGACCGCGGCGATCGCATTGCGCTCGATGCACGGCACCTGCACCAGGCCGCCCACTGGGTCGCAGGTCAGGCCGAGGTTGTGTTCCAGGCCGATTTCCGCGGCGTTGCACAGTTGCTCTGGCGTGGCCCCGAGGATTTCCGCCAGGCCTGCCGCCGCCATGGCGCAGGCCGATCCCACCTCGCCTTGGCAACCGACTTCGGCGCCGGAGATCGATGCGTTCTTTTTGCACAGGATCCCGACGGCCGCCGCACCGAGGAAATAATCCACGACGTTGGCGTCGGTGACCGCTTCGCTGAATTTCATGAAGTAGTGCAGCACCGCCGGGATGATCCCCGCCGCACCGTTGGTCGGCGCCGTGACCATGCGCCCACCGGCCGCGTTCTCCTCGTTGACCGCCAGGGCAAACAGGTTGACCCACTCCATGGCGCTGAGGGTCGAGCCGATGACATTGGGCTTGTTCAGCTCCTGCAGGCTGCGGTGCAACTTGGCCGCCCGCCGACGCACATTCAAGCCGCCCGGCAGGATGCCTTCGTGCTTGAGGCCCTGCTCGACGCAATCCTGCATGGCCCGCCACAGCTTCATCAGGCCACTGCGGATCTCTTCTTCGGAACGCCAGACCTTTTCGTTGGCCAGCATCAATTCGGCCACCCGCAAGTTGTGGGTACGGCACAACTCAAGCAATTCTTCGGCGCTGGAGAAATCGTAAGGCAGCTCAGTGCTGTCCAGATCCACCACGCCGCTGGAGGCCTGGGCCTCATCAACGACAAAGCCACCGCCAACCGAGTAATAAGTGTCACGGTGCAGCTCACCGTCGGCACCCTCGGCTACCAGTGTCATCGCATTGGGGTGGAATGGCAGGTTCTCGTCGATCAGGCGCATGTCCCGGGACCAGATGAACGGCACGGGCAGGCGACCGTCGAGCAGCAGGGTCTGGGTTTCACGCAGCAGCTCGATGCGCGGGCCGATCTGCGACGGGTCGATTGCGTCCGGCCACTCCCCCATCAGGCCCATGATCACGGCGTTGTCGCTGCCATGGCCGATGCCGGTGGCCGACAATGAACCGAACAACTGCACCTCGACCCGACGCACATCATGGAGCAGGGCCTTTGCCTTCAGTGCTTCAACGAACAGCGCCGCGGCACGCATGGGGCCCACGGTGTGGGAACTGGACGGGCCGATACCGATTTTGAACAAGTCGAAAACGCTGATTGCCATTGCCGATAACCTCCAGAACAGGCACATCCGGGCGCAGGAGCGTCCGGTGACGGAGCTGCTACGCTCAACGCCGGGATGGCCGCATCATCCGGTTTTTGCCTTGGCGCCCGACGTCTGACACCGACGCAATCATGCCCATCAACGCCGCGGGTCCCCGACCCCGGTTTTACGGCGTTTTTCTACGTGTCAGAGGCCCGTCGGGGGCGGAAAAAATCTGTAAACGACGTCACCGACACTGGATGCGACCATCCCTGTACTGGATACGACCCACCCTGTAGGCGTCAGATTTGCACTGGTACATGATCAGTTACGGCTCGTTTGCAAGGCCGCGTGTCAGAGAGTGCCCACGCGCCACCAACCGCAACATCCAATTAAGCGCGGTTGTCCTGACCGGACAACGCCAATAAAAAACCAGGAGTCCACCCATGAAAGGTTCCAAGCCGTTGTTGTTGGCCGCCATGCTGAGTCTTCCGATGCTGGCCAACGCTGCAGAACCCGAAAAGTGCAGTACCGTCAACTTCTCCGATGTCGGCTGGACCGACATTACCGTGACCACGGCGACCACCAGCGTGGTGCTGGACGCGCTGGGCTACAAGACCAAGACCACCATGATTTCCGTGCCGGTGACCTACAAGTCCCTGGCCGATGGCAAGAACATGGATGTATTCCTCGGCAACTGGATGCCGACCATGGAAAACGACATCAAGGCCTACCGTGAAGCGGGCACCGTGGAAACCGTGCGCACCAACCTCACGGGCGCCAAATACACCCTCGCCGTGCCCCAGGCCTTGTATGACAAGGGCCTGCATGACTTCGCCGACATCCCCAAATTCAAGAAAGAGCTGGACGGCAAGATCTACGGCATCGAACCGGGTAACGACGGCAACCGCCTGATCCAGAGCATGATCGAAAAGAACGCCTTCGGCCTGAAGGACGCAGGCTTCAAAGTCGTCGAGTCGAGTGAAGCGGGCATGCTCTCGCAGGTCGATCGCGCCGCCAAGCGTGGCACCGACGTGGTGTTCCTCGGCTGGGCGCCACATCCGATGAACACCCGCTTCAAGATTCAGTACCTGACCGGCGGCGATGACTTCTTCGGCCCCGATTTCGGTGCCGCTACCGTGGCGACCAACACCCGCAAGGGCTACAGCCAGGAATGCAGCAACGTTGGGCAACTGTTGAAAAACCTGGAGTTCACCGTCGACATGGAAAGCACGCTGATGGGCAACGTGCTCGACGACAAGATGAAACCTGAGGCCGCCGCCAAGGCCTGGCTGAAGAAAAACCCACAGGTACTCGATACCTGGCTCGCTGGCGTGACCACCATTGACGGTAAACCTGGCCTGGAAGCCGTGAAAGCCAAACTTGCGCAATAACTGCCTATGTTATGCCGGGCGAGTTCGCTCGTCCGGGCTGTTTATTCCCTTGCATGCGGACGTTCACTACCATGCTTATTGATCAGAAAATACCCTTGGGCCAGTACATCGCGGGCTTTGTCGAATGGTTGACGCAAAACGGCGCCAACACCTTCGACGCAATCGCGCTGTTCCTGGAAACGATGATTCACGGCGTGACGTTTGCGCTGACCTGGTTCAACCCCCTGGCCCTGATCGGCCTCATCGCGCTATTGGCGCACTTTATCCAGCGCAAATGGGGCCTGACCGTATTCGTCATCGCGTCCTTCCTGCTGATTCTCAACCTGGGTTACTGGCAAGAGACCATGGAAACCCTCGCCCAGGTGCTGTTCGCGACCCTGGTCTGTGTGCTGATCGGCGTGCCGCTAGGCATTGTTGCCGCGCACAAGCCGATGTTCTACACCATGATGCGTCCGGTGCTCGATCTGATGCAGACCGTACCGACCTTCGTCTACCTCATTCCTACCCTGACCCTTTTCGGTCTGGGTGTGGTCCCGGGTCTGATCTCCACGGTGGTGTTCGCGATTGCCGCGCCGATCCGCCTGACCTACCTGGGCATCCGCGACGTACCGGACGAACTGATGGACGCCGGCAAAGCCTTTGGCTGCTCCCGTCGCCAACTCCTGTCGCGCATTGAACTGCCCCATGCGATGCCGAGCATCGCGGCCGGTATCACCCAGTGCATCATGCTGTCGTTGTCGATGGTGGTGATTGCCGCGCTGGTGGGTGCCGACGGCCTGGGCAAACCCGTGGTCAACGCACTGAACACCGCCGATATCGCCCTGGGCTTCGAAGCCGGCCTGGCGATCGTCCTGTTGGCGATCATGCTCGACCGAATCTGCAAACAACCCGACGCCAAAGTAGGGGGTGACGCATGAGCATAATTCGCTTTGAAGACGTTGACGTGATCTTCGCCAGGGACCCTCGCGAGGCCCTCAAACTGCTCGACCAGGGCATGACCCGCAACGAAATCCTGAAGAAAACCGGGCAAATCGTCGGCGTGGAAAAAGCCAGCCTGGATATCGAGAAAGGCGAAATCTGTGTCTTGATGGGCCTTTCCGGCTCCGGCAAATCCAGCCTGCTGCGCTGCATCAACGGCTTGAACACCGTCAGCCGCGGCAAGCTGTTCGTCGAGCACGAAGGCCGGCAGATCGACATTGCGTCCTGCACCCCCGCAGAACTGAAGATGATGCGCACCAAGCGTATCGCCATGGTGTTCCAGAAATTCGCCCTGATGCCTTGGCTGACGGTGCGCGAGAACATCAGCTTCGGCCTGGAAATGCAGGGCCGCCCGGAAAAGGAACGGCGCAAGCTGGTGGATGAGAAGCTTGAGCTGGTGGGCCTGACCCAGTGGCGCAACAAGAAGCCCGACGAATTGTCCGGCGGCATGCAGCAACGGGTCGGCCTGGCCCGCGCCCTGGCAATGGACGCCGACATCCTGCTGATGGACGAACCGTTCTCGGCCCTCGACCCGTTGATCCGCCAAGGCCTGCAAGACGAACTGCTGGAACTGCAGCGCAAGCTGAGCAAGACCATCGTGTTCGTCAGCCACGACCTCGACGAAGCCCTGAAGCTGGGCAGCCGTATCGCGATCATGAAGGATGGCCGGATCATCCAGTACAGCAAACCGGAAGAAATCGTGCTGAACCCGGCGGACGACTATGTGCGCACCTTCGTCGCCCATACCAATCCGCTCAACGTCCTGTGCGGCCGCAGCCTGATGCGCACCCTGGACAACTGCAAGCGCATCAACGGTTCGGTCTGCCTGGATCCGGGCGGCGACTCCTGGCTCGACCTGGCCGAAGGCAACACCATCAAGGGCGCCCGGCAGAACGGCGCGGCCCTGGACCTGCAAAACTGGGCACCGGGCCAGGCAGTGGAAGACCTGGGCCGGCGTCCAACCCTGGTGGACTCCAACATCGGCATGCGCGACGCCCTGCAGATCCGCTACCAGACCGGCAACAAACTGGTGCTCCACGATAACCAGAAAGTCGTCGGGATCCTGGGCGACAGCGAGCTGTACCACGCACTGCTCGGCAAGAACCTGGGCTGAGCCCACGCACACAAAAACGCCGCGAGATGATCGCGGCGTTTTTGTTTGTGCAGGTACTCAAGCTGAACGCGGACTCCTGTGGCGAGGGGATTTATCCCCGCTCGGCTGCGCAGCAGTCGTAAGCCGGCTGACTGGGTTCACCTGTTGCACCGCGGTGTCCGGTTTTGGGGCTGCTTCGCAGCCCAGCGGGGCGGTGCGACGTTTCGCTAAATCCCCTCGCCACAACAGTGTTTACAACCATGGAATGGGTCAGCTAAAGACCCGCCCCAGCGCCGCCAACTCCGCCCGCTCCTGCTCGGCCTGCACATCCTGGCGCATGGCCTTGTGCAGCCCGAACATGAAGAACACCAGCACCACCGAGAACGGTAATCCGGCCAGCACGACCATGGTTTGCATGGCTTCGAAGTTACCGGCGAACAGCAGGCCGATGGTCACCAGCGTGATCGCCACCGACCAGAAGATCCGCAACCAGTGTGGTGCATCTTCATCGACGCTACCGCCCTTGCACGAAAGGTTGGCCATCATCACCGCGCCGGAGTCGGCCGGGGTCAGGAACAACACGAAACCGACGAAGATCGACACGCCGATCACGACCTTCGACGCCGGGTAATACTCCAGCAACTGGTAGATCGACATGGACGGCTGCGTCAGCGCCGTCTTGCCCAGTTCCACCGCCCCCTGGTTCATCACCAGGTCCAGGGCCGAGTTACCGAAAATCGACAGCCAGGCCAACGTAAAGCCCAAGGGAATCAACAGCACACCCGCCACCAGCTCGCGCACGGTGCGGCCACGGGAAATACGTGCGATGAACATGCCGACGAAAGGGGCCCAGGAAATCCACCAGGCCCAGTAGAACAAGGTCCACAGGCCCAGCCAACGATCAGACTTGGCGCTGTCGTCGACATACACGTACAGGTCAAACGTCTTGAGAATCACACCGTTGAGGTAATCGCCGATGTTCTGCACGAAGCCATTGAGCAAGTGCAGGGTCGGACCGAACAGCAAGACGAAAATCAGCAGGCCGCTGAACAGCACGATGTTCAGGTTCGACAAGCGGCGGATGCCGTTCTCCACGCCGGACACCGCAGCGATGGTCGCCACGGTGCTCATCACGATGATCACGATCAGCAGGTTGGTGTTGCTGTGTTCCATGCCGAACAGATTTTCCAGTCCGGAGGCGACTTGCAACGAGCCGATCCCCAGGTTGGTCACCAGCCCCAACAACGTCACGAACATGCCGAAACCGTCCACCGCGTGACCGGCCGCACCCTTGACCCAGCGCTCGCCCACCAGCGGATACAACGCCGAACGCAGCGCCAGCGGCTGGTTGTGCCGGTAGGCGAAATACGCCACGGCCAGGCCCACCAAGGCGTAGATCGCCCAGCCGTGCAGCCCCCAGTGCAAGAACGTCAGCTGCACGGCCTGGCGCGCGGCCATTTGGCTGCCGGCCACGCCTTCGGGCGGGTTGAAATAATGGTCCAGCGGCTCGGAGGCGCCGAAGTACAGCAAGGAAATGCCAATGCCAGAGGAAAACAGCATCCCGGCCCAGGCGCCGTAGCTGAAGTCCGGGGTGTCATCCTTGCTGCCCAGTTTGAGCTTGCCATAGGAGGAAAACGCCAGGCCGACCACAAACACCAGATAAGCCGCGATCACGACCATGTAGTACCAGCCAAAGCTGCGGGACAACCACGCCTGGGCGATGCCGAGCAATCGGCCGGCCTCCTGCGGGGCGACAATCAGGATGGCTGTCAGCAGCAGAATCAACGCGGTGGAGGTGTAGAACACCCAACCGTTGACCGTCACCTTTTGCGGTGGGGTCTTTATTAGAAAGGCAGAACTCATTGCACGGATGCTCCAGGCAGTGCGAGAGAAGGACAAGGCAACGCGGTACCCGACCAATCGGTCAGTGGGCAGCCGACCGGCGGGTGTTATAAAGACACCCTTAAAGCCCTTGTCCCCTTAATGCGTGGGTCTTGGGTCCTTGATGTCTCGCTTCTGCGCCATTTACGCGTAGGAAATTTCGGCAAATCGCGACGAATTGTCGCAGAGCTTATTCTTTGTTGATTGAACGTTCAATCAAAACAAAATAGACTGGCCCTCGCCATGACGGACTGCACTCGTCCGCCTGCGGGCCTAAGGAGATGTGCTAGATGCCCAAGGTCGGTATGCAACCCATCCGCCGCCAACAATTGATCGAAGCCACGTTGCAAGCGGTCGATCAGGTTGGCATGGGGGATGCCAGCATTGCGCTGATCGCTCGTTTGGCCGGTGTCTCCAACGGCATCATCAGTCACTACTTTCAGGACAAGAACGGCCTGATCGCGGCCACGGCCCAGTACCTGATGAGCGTCCTGAGCGAGAACGTCACCGCGCGCCGCCAAGCGCTGGAGGATGCAAGCCCCCGGGCTCACCTCAAGGTGATCATCGAAGGCAACTTCGACGCCAGCCAGGTCAATGGCCCGGCAATGAAAACCTGGCTGGCCTTCTGGGCCACCAGCATGCACCACCCGTCTTTGCACAGGTTGCAGCGGATCAACGATCACCGTCTGTATTCCAACTTGTGCTGCCAGTTCCGCCGCGTGTTGCCCGTTGATCAGGCACGCAGCGCGGCACGGGGCCTGGCCGCGTTGATTGACGGTTTGTGGCTGCGCGGAGCGCTGTCGGGAGACGCGTTCGACACCGCCCAGGCGCACCAGATCGCTTATGAATACATGGATTTCCAACTGGCCAAAGCAGGGGCGCCAGAGCACACAGAACCGCTCGACTCCTGAACCCCCACCGCAGCGCGTAGTCAGCTGTAAACGACACGCTCGGTGGGCAGCCAACCACTCATGCACTTGCGAGGACTTTATGGCCCGTTTCGAACTGCAAAAACTCTACATCGATGGCGCGTACAGCGATGCCAGCGGCGACGCCACTTTCGAAGCCATCAACCCGGCCAACGGTGAAGTACTCGCCCTGGTGCAGCGCGCCACGTTCGAGGACGTGGAGCGCGCCGTGGTCAGCGCCGAAAAGGGCCAGA from Pseudomonas beijingensis includes the following:
- the choW gene encoding choline ABC transporter permease subunit; this translates as MLIDQKIPLGQYIAGFVEWLTQNGANTFDAIALFLETMIHGVTFALTWFNPLALIGLIALLAHFIQRKWGLTVFVIASFLLILNLGYWQETMETLAQVLFATLVCVLIGVPLGIVAAHKPMFYTMMRPVLDLMQTVPTFVYLIPTLTLFGLGVVPGLISTVVFAIAAPIRLTYLGIRDVPDELMDAGKAFGCSRRQLLSRIELPHAMPSIAAGITQCIMLSLSMVVIAALVGADGLGKPVVNALNTADIALGFEAGLAIVLLAIMLDRICKQPDAKVGGDA
- a CDS encoding choline ABC transporter substrate-binding protein, translating into MKGSKPLLLAAMLSLPMLANAAEPEKCSTVNFSDVGWTDITVTTATTSVVLDALGYKTKTTMISVPVTYKSLADGKNMDVFLGNWMPTMENDIKAYREAGTVETVRTNLTGAKYTLAVPQALYDKGLHDFADIPKFKKELDGKIYGIEPGNDGNRLIQSMIEKNAFGLKDAGFKVVESSEAGMLSQVDRAAKRGTDVVFLGWAPHPMNTRFKIQYLTGGDDFFGPDFGAATVATNTRKGYSQECSNVGQLLKNLEFTVDMESTLMGNVLDDKMKPEAAAKAWLKKNPQVLDTWLAGVTTIDGKPGLEAVKAKLAQ
- a CDS encoding GlxA family transcriptional regulator; this encodes MTTSNSGAQPQNRAPQSIGFLLLDNFTLISLASAVEPLRMANQLSGRELYRWTTLTVDGGQVWASDGLQITPDASMHKAPPLDTVIVCGGIGIQRTVTREHVSWLQSQARQSRRLGAVCTGSWALACAGLLDGFDCSVHWECLAAMQEAFPRVSMSTRLFTLDRNRFTSSGGTAPLDMMLHLISRDHGRELSAAISEMFVYERIRNEQDHQRVPLKHMLGTNQPKLQEIVALMEANLEEPIDLDELAVYVAVSRRQLERLFQKYLHCSPSRYYLKLRLIRARQLLKQTPMSIIEVASVCGFVSTPHFSKCYREYFGIPPRDERVGSNTTQQVAMMPLPQALVLSPLSGPLSALSQARNESTFASVRL
- a CDS encoding L-serine ammonia-lyase translates to MAISVFDLFKIGIGPSSSHTVGPMRAAALFVEALKAKALLHDVRRVEVQLFGSLSATGIGHGSDNAVIMGLMGEWPDAIDPSQIGPRIELLRETQTLLLDGRLPVPFIWSRDMRLIDENLPFHPNAMTLVAEGADGELHRDTYYSVGGGFVVDEAQASSGVVDLDSTELPYDFSSAEELLELCRTHNLRVAELMLANEKVWRSEEEIRSGLMKLWRAMQDCVEQGLKHEGILPGGLNVRRRAAKLHRSLQELNKPNVIGSTLSAMEWVNLFALAVNEENAAGGRMVTAPTNGAAGIIPAVLHYFMKFSEAVTDANVVDYFLGAAAVGILCKKNASISGAEVGCQGEVGSACAMAAAGLAEILGATPEQLCNAAEIGLEHNLGLTCDPVGGLVQVPCIERNAIAAVKAINAAQMALRGDGQHFISLDRVIRTMRDTGADMHDKYKETSRGGLAVSAVEC
- the betI gene encoding transcriptional regulator BetI; translation: MPKVGMQPIRRQQLIEATLQAVDQVGMGDASIALIARLAGVSNGIISHYFQDKNGLIAATAQYLMSVLSENVTARRQALEDASPRAHLKVIIEGNFDASQVNGPAMKTWLAFWATSMHHPSLHRLQRINDHRLYSNLCCQFRRVLPVDQARSAARGLAALIDGLWLRGALSGDAFDTAQAHQIAYEYMDFQLAKAGAPEHTEPLDS
- a CDS encoding BCCT family transporter: MFYTSTALILLLTAILIVAPQEAGRLLGIAQAWLSRSFGWYYMVVIAAYLVFVVGLAFSSYGKLKLGSKDDTPDFSYGAWAGMLFSSGIGISLLYFGASEPLDHYFNPPEGVAGSQMAARQAVQLTFLHWGLHGWAIYALVGLAVAYFAYRHNQPLALRSALYPLVGERWVKGAAGHAVDGFGMFVTLLGLVTNLGIGSLQVASGLENLFGMEHSNTNLLIVIIVMSTVATIAAVSGVENGIRRLSNLNIVLFSGLLIFVLLFGPTLHLLNGFVQNIGDYLNGVILKTFDLYVYVDDSAKSDRWLGLWTLFYWAWWISWAPFVGMFIARISRGRTVRELVAGVLLIPLGFTLAWLSIFGNSALDLVMNQGAVELGKTALTQPSMSIYQLLEYYPASKVVIGVSIFVGFVLFLTPADSGAVMMANLSCKGGSVDEDAPHWLRIFWSVAITLVTIGLLFAGNFEAMQTMVVLAGLPFSVVLVFFMFGLHKAMRQDVQAEQERAELAALGRVFS
- the choV gene encoding choline ABC transporter ATP-binding protein; amino-acid sequence: MSIIRFEDVDVIFARDPREALKLLDQGMTRNEILKKTGQIVGVEKASLDIEKGEICVLMGLSGSGKSSLLRCINGLNTVSRGKLFVEHEGRQIDIASCTPAELKMMRTKRIAMVFQKFALMPWLTVRENISFGLEMQGRPEKERRKLVDEKLELVGLTQWRNKKPDELSGGMQQRVGLARALAMDADILLMDEPFSALDPLIRQGLQDELLELQRKLSKTIVFVSHDLDEALKLGSRIAIMKDGRIIQYSKPEEIVLNPADDYVRTFVAHTNPLNVLCGRSLMRTLDNCKRINGSVCLDPGGDSWLDLAEGNTIKGARQNGAALDLQNWAPGQAVEDLGRRPTLVDSNIGMRDALQIRYQTGNKLVLHDNQKVVGILGDSELYHALLGKNLG